Proteins from a genomic interval of uncultured Flavobacterium sp.:
- the gdhA gene encoding NADP-specific glutamate dehydrogenase produces MEQKINEFMALVESKNPNEPEFLQAVREFAETVIPFIAERKKYDGKNLLLRIAEPERSIIFRVPWVDDKGEIIVNRGFRIQMNSAIGPYKGGIRFHHSVNLSVLKFLAFEQVFKNSLTTLPMGGGKGGSDFDPEGKSDAEIMRFCQSFMTELCRHIGPDLDVPAGDIGVGAREIGYLFGQYKRIRNEFTGVLTGKGIAYGGSLIRPEATGYGVVYFTDQMLRTIGHEIKGKRVAISGFGNVAWGVALKINELGGKVVTISGPDGYIYDEEGISGEKIEHMVEMRATGDNRAEVYTHKYPNAIFHKGKSPWEVKVDIAIPCATQNELTGEDAKKLIDNGVLCVTEAANMPSTLDAIKLFLDNKVLFAPGKAANAGGVAASGLEMTQNSIRLNWTSEEVDLRLKDIMVGIHNQCKKYGAGEDGYVNYVKGANIAGFVKVADAMLAQGVV; encoded by the coding sequence ATGGAACAAAAAATAAATGAGTTTATGGCTCTTGTAGAGTCAAAGAATCCAAACGAGCCTGAATTTCTTCAAGCCGTTAGAGAGTTTGCAGAAACGGTAATTCCATTTATTGCAGAAAGAAAAAAATACGATGGTAAAAATTTACTTCTTAGAATAGCTGAACCAGAACGTTCTATAATATTCAGAGTTCCGTGGGTGGACGATAAAGGAGAGATAATTGTAAACAGAGGTTTTAGAATTCAAATGAATTCTGCAATTGGACCGTATAAAGGTGGAATCAGATTTCATCATTCTGTAAATTTATCAGTTTTAAAATTTTTAGCTTTCGAACAAGTTTTTAAGAATAGTCTTACAACACTTCCGATGGGTGGTGGAAAAGGTGGTTCTGATTTTGATCCGGAAGGAAAATCTGATGCAGAAATAATGCGTTTTTGTCAATCGTTTATGACGGAATTATGTCGTCATATTGGTCCTGACTTAGATGTTCCTGCAGGAGATATTGGTGTTGGTGCAAGAGAGATTGGTTATTTATTTGGTCAATATAAAAGAATCAGAAACGAATTTACAGGTGTTTTAACCGGTAAAGGAATTGCTTACGGAGGATCATTAATACGTCCTGAAGCTACAGGATATGGTGTTGTTTATTTTACAGATCAAATGTTGCGTACTATCGGACATGAAATTAAAGGTAAAAGAGTAGCAATTTCAGGATTTGGAAATGTGGCTTGGGGTGTTGCCTTAAAAATAAATGAACTAGGAGGAAAAGTAGTTACTATTTCTGGACCTGATGGTTATATTTATGATGAAGAAGGTATCTCTGGAGAGAAAATCGAGCACATGGTAGAAATGAGAGCAACAGGCGATAACAGAGCTGAAGTTTATACTCATAAGTATCCAAATGCTATTTTCCATAAAGGAAAAAGTCCGTGGGAAGTAAAAGTTGATATTGCTATTCCATGCGCTACTCAAAATGAATTGACTGGTGAAGATGCCAAAAAACTTATTGATAATGGTGTTTTGTGTGTAACTGAAGCTGCAAATATGCCATCTACTCTTGATGCAATTAAATTATTCCTGGATAATAAAGTATTATTTGCTCCTGGAAAAGCTGCAAATGCCGGAGGAGTTGCTGCATCTGGATTAGAAATGACACAAAACTCAATTCGTCTAAACTGGACAAGTGAGGAAGTTGATTTAAGATTAAAAGATATCATGGTTGGAATTCACAACCAATGTAAAAAATATGGTGCTGGAGAAGATGGTTATGTAAACTACGTTAAAGGAGCTAACATTGCCGGATTTGTTAAAGTTGCCGATGCTATGCTTGCACAAGGTGTAGTATAA
- a CDS encoding glutamate dehydrogenase, with amino-acid sequence MLKPVITTLFAIFGISTIVSAQSRLAQEVGIILGPVEFQSDYGQRNNFDTNVGNVGFGVGVVHFLNFSSNNNRENYFTEHFKERSELSFNTTKLEHFGKYVEREKVKNLVEHLRAMHGTSTLVNLGAQLEYSPFMSIHAFEKTVGGVSPYVSLGFQVSYYSTKVESRLGTLGLPQTTYPKYLTPSDGHPYGFSSESGVVASVTAGVGIHYKLTEMSDLMFEARYQGFSSDWVDGLNPNKDLYKENKSNDSQVWFNVGYIMYLEY; translated from the coding sequence ATGCTTAAACCAGTAATTACCACACTATTTGCCATTTTTGGCATATCTACTATTGTATCTGCACAATCCCGTTTAGCGCAAGAAGTAGGAATAATATTAGGACCCGTAGAGTTTCAATCTGATTATGGTCAAAGAAATAACTTTGACACAAATGTCGGAAACGTCGGATTTGGCGTTGGAGTTGTACACTTCTTAAATTTCTCTTCCAATAATAACAGAGAAAATTATTTTACAGAACATTTCAAAGAAAGATCTGAGTTGTCTTTCAATACAACCAAATTGGAACATTTTGGAAAATATGTAGAAAGAGAAAAAGTCAAAAACCTTGTAGAACACCTTAGAGCCATGCACGGCACTTCTACTTTAGTCAATCTCGGAGCTCAATTAGAATATTCTCCGTTTATGTCAATTCATGCTTTTGAAAAGACAGTTGGTGGTGTTAGCCCTTATGTCAGTCTAGGATTTCAGGTAAGTTATTACTCTACCAAAGTCGAATCAAGATTAGGTACTTTAGGACTTCCTCAAACAACTTATCCAAAATACCTAACTCCTTCAGATGGCCATCCATACGGTTTCTCTAGTGAATCAGGAGTAGTAGCATCAGTAACAGCTGGTGTCGGAATTCATTACAAACTAACCGAAATGAGCGATCTGATGTTCGAAGCCCGTTATCAAGGATTTAGTTCTGACTGGGTTGATGGTTTAAATCCTAATAAAGATCTTTATAAAGAAAACAAATCAAACGATTCGCAAGTTTGGTTTAATGTTGGATACATTATGTACTTAGAATATTAA